One stretch of Rosistilla oblonga DNA includes these proteins:
- a CDS encoding helix-turn-helix domain-containing protein, with protein MSDLPVLIPLSKSSTSAPRPRLAKAEPLPLLPNFVAGPENRLAAFTCQSDLSILQRGNPILLVGPSGSGKSAIARKLFEREASLLKGRGSRGIIEPAIDFARRYADAVDSDSIADFRNNFLQHPILLIEDVHLMAGKFAAQNELAARIGQRIDLDLPTILTCRRLPTEIEGIRSALASRLLPGLTIPIQLPRSEARRQIIAQYAGLREISLTEEQIGQLDNDLPADAAASRLCSAVQQLALVAMDANSDVIANDDIHDVAASFAAQQEPPIAKIARTVARRFKLKTSDLKSSSRRQQVVRARSMAMFLGRQLTRQSLQAIGQFFGGRDHSTVIHAIRSAEQLIVSDPALARVADDVSEQLKAG; from the coding sequence ATGAGCGATCTGCCCGTTCTAATACCTCTATCGAAGTCGAGCACGTCGGCGCCGCGGCCTCGTTTGGCGAAAGCGGAACCGTTACCGCTGCTGCCGAATTTCGTCGCTGGCCCTGAAAATCGCTTGGCCGCCTTCACTTGCCAGTCGGATCTCTCGATCCTGCAACGGGGGAATCCGATCCTGTTGGTTGGCCCCAGCGGATCTGGGAAATCAGCCATCGCCCGCAAGTTGTTCGAGCGTGAAGCGTCGCTTTTGAAGGGCAGGGGGAGCCGCGGGATCATCGAACCGGCGATCGATTTTGCCCGTCGATATGCCGACGCTGTCGATTCCGATTCGATCGCCGATTTCCGCAACAACTTCCTTCAACATCCGATCCTGTTGATCGAAGATGTCCATCTGATGGCGGGCAAATTTGCCGCTCAGAACGAACTCGCCGCTCGCATCGGCCAGCGAATCGATCTCGATCTGCCGACGATCCTCACTTGCCGCCGTTTGCCGACCGAGATCGAAGGGATCCGTTCGGCGCTCGCGAGTCGCTTGTTGCCGGGGCTGACGATTCCGATCCAGTTGCCCCGTTCGGAAGCCCGACGCCAGATCATCGCCCAATACGCAGGGCTTCGAGAGATCAGCCTGACCGAAGAGCAGATCGGCCAACTGGACAACGATCTTCCCGCCGATGCCGCCGCCTCGCGGTTGTGCTCCGCCGTGCAACAGCTGGCATTGGTCGCGATGGATGCCAATTCCGACGTGATCGCCAACGATGACATTCACGACGTCGCCGCCTCGTTTGCCGCTCAACAGGAGCCGCCGATCGCCAAGATCGCTCGCACCGTCGCCCGCCGATTCAAGCTGAAAACGTCCGATCTGAAGAGTTCGTCGCGTCGCCAACAGGTAGTCCGCGCCCGCTCGATGGCGATGTTTTTGGGGCGTCAACTGACTCGCCAAAGCCTGCAAGCGATCGGCCAATTCTTCGGCGGCCGCGATCATTCGACAGTCATCCACGCGATTCGATCGGCCGAACAATTGATCGTCTCCGACCCCGCTTTGGCTCGCGTCGCCGACGATGTCTCCGAACAACTGAAAGCTGGCTGA
- the dnaN gene encoding DNA polymerase III subunit beta → MKITCERETFAAAFQLAAGVAPSRSPKAILQNVKIIARDGAVTLSATDMEVGIHLNVDGVEIETDGTALLPVQRVSSILRESSDEHLTFEASETGIKVRGSRSRFQLPGANPDEFPSVATFQETSYHEIATRLFRELVRRTVFATDAESGRYALGGVLLEMEGERVTAVGTDGRRLATMTGTGVSIGEHKTSGTNTIVPNRSISLIERALNDKDETVEVAARSNDLLVRTPRCTIYSRLVEGRYPNWRQVLPQREDVVTIDLTIGPLHAALRQAAIVTDHESRGIDFTFGEGTMLLEANTAEVGESRVEMPIGYEGEPIKVTLDHRFLADFCKVLDAERTVQMEIESSDRPALLTTDDGFQYVVMPMARDR, encoded by the coding sequence ATGAAAATCACGTGCGAACGAGAAACTTTTGCAGCCGCGTTCCAGCTGGCAGCAGGGGTCGCACCATCGCGAAGTCCCAAAGCGATCCTGCAAAACGTCAAGATTATCGCTCGAGACGGAGCCGTCACGCTTAGCGCGACCGACATGGAAGTCGGCATCCACCTGAACGTCGATGGTGTCGAGATCGAGACCGATGGAACCGCGTTGCTGCCGGTCCAACGGGTCAGTTCGATTCTGCGGGAAAGCAGCGATGAACACCTGACTTTCGAAGCCAGCGAAACCGGGATCAAAGTCAGGGGCAGCCGCAGCCGTTTCCAGCTGCCTGGCGCCAACCCCGATGAATTCCCCAGCGTGGCGACGTTCCAAGAGACCAGTTACCACGAGATCGCGACCCGTTTGTTCCGCGAATTGGTCCGCCGAACCGTCTTTGCGACCGATGCCGAAAGCGGCCGATACGCTTTGGGCGGCGTGCTGTTGGAAATGGAAGGGGAACGTGTCACCGCGGTTGGTACCGACGGACGCCGGTTGGCAACGATGACCGGCACCGGAGTTAGCATCGGCGAACACAAGACCTCCGGCACCAACACGATCGTCCCGAATCGATCGATCAGCCTGATCGAACGGGCGCTCAACGACAAAGACGAAACGGTCGAAGTCGCTGCCCGGTCGAACGATCTGTTGGTTCGCACGCCACGTTGCACGATCTATTCGCGATTGGTCGAAGGCCGTTATCCCAACTGGCGACAAGTTCTGCCGCAGCGCGAAGATGTGGTCACGATCGATCTGACGATTGGTCCGCTGCATGCGGCACTGCGACAAGCGGCGATCGTGACCGATCACGAGAGTCGCGGCATCGATTTCACCTTTGGCGAAGGGACGATGTTGTTGGAAGCGAACACCGCCGAGGTGGGTGAATCGCGAGTCGAGATGCCGATCGGATACGAAGGCGAACCGATCAAGGTGACTTTGGATCATCGCTTCCTCGCCGACTTCTGCAAAGTCTTGGATGCCGAACGGACCGTGCAGATGGAAATCGAATCTTCCGATCGCCCCGCATTGCTGACGACCGATGATGGATTCCAATACGTGGTGATGCCGATGGCCCGTGACCGTTAG
- a CDS encoding DUF721 domain-containing protein, with protein sequence MSREPEERKKQHARKIGSIVNQLMARRGYAQVQTGNEMERIVRRVVGDNLANTCRPGNVRNGTLEIAVSDSVSIQELSFQKRALIKALQKEFPQSGIKDIRFRAG encoded by the coding sequence ATGTCGCGTGAACCCGAAGAGAGAAAAAAGCAACACGCTCGAAAAATCGGGTCGATCGTCAATCAATTGATGGCTCGCCGCGGTTATGCTCAGGTTCAAACCGGCAACGAAATGGAGCGGATCGTCCGGCGAGTTGTCGGCGACAATTTGGCCAACACCTGTCGCCCCGGCAACGTTCGCAACGGCACTCTGGAAATCGCGGTCAGCGATTCGGTATCGATCCAAGAACTGTCGTTCCAGAAACGCGCCTTGATCAAAGCGTTACAAAAAGAATTTCCCCAGAGCGGTATCAAAGACATACGATTCCGCGCCGGTTAA
- the lysA gene encoding diaminopimelate decarboxylase encodes MTITTNFATSRTEIAGHSITDLANQFGTPLYVYDSAVIAQRVADLQMFDDIRYAQKALSNIAILDRLRKQNVLVDAVSAGEIHRALAAGYEPHGEGHPIVYTADIFDREALELVKKHGIHVNCGSPDMIDQLGEVVPGADITLRINPGFGHGHSQKTNTGGPQSKHGIWHGDLDECQRRADRYGITITGLHMHIGSGTDLEHLSKVCDSMRDAALSVGRTITTISAGGGLPVRYKKEETYVDLAAYYKLWNTVREELQTKFDHAVRLEIEPGRYLAAECGYLVTEIRAIKNMGENMFYLVDAGFNDLARPILYGAHHPISICSRSGAEDRPLVNVVVGGPLCESGDIFTQEEGGFVSHRELPRAEVGDLLILENAGAYGFVMASNYNSRLRASELLLEDGQAKVIRSRETFEQLLASETIPS; translated from the coding sequence ATGACGATCACAACCAACTTTGCCACATCGCGAACCGAAATCGCGGGACATTCGATCACCGACTTGGCCAACCAATTCGGAACGCCTCTATACGTCTACGACTCCGCAGTGATCGCCCAACGCGTCGCCGACCTGCAGATGTTCGACGACATCCGTTACGCTCAAAAGGCGTTGTCGAACATCGCGATCCTCGATCGATTGCGAAAGCAAAACGTGTTGGTCGACGCGGTCAGCGCCGGCGAAATCCATCGCGCTCTTGCCGCTGGATACGAACCACACGGGGAAGGGCACCCGATCGTTTACACCGCCGATATCTTCGACCGCGAAGCGTTGGAGTTGGTGAAAAAGCACGGGATCCACGTCAATTGTGGTTCGCCCGACATGATCGACCAATTGGGCGAAGTCGTTCCAGGAGCCGATATCACGCTGCGAATCAATCCTGGTTTCGGGCACGGGCACAGCCAAAAGACCAACACCGGCGGGCCGCAGTCGAAGCATGGTATTTGGCACGGCGACTTGGACGAATGCCAACGCCGCGCCGATCGCTACGGGATCACGATCACCGGCTTGCACATGCACATCGGTTCGGGAACCGATCTGGAACACTTGTCGAAGGTCTGCGATTCGATGCGCGACGCGGCATTGTCGGTCGGCCGAACCATCACCACGATCAGTGCGGGTGGCGGTCTTCCCGTTCGTTATAAAAAAGAGGAAACGTACGTCGACCTGGCGGCTTATTACAAGTTGTGGAACACGGTCCGCGAGGAACTGCAAACCAAGTTCGACCACGCGGTGCGACTGGAGATCGAACCGGGTCGTTACCTCGCCGCGGAGTGTGGTTATCTGGTAACCGAGATTCGGGCGATCAAGAACATGGGGGAAAACATGTTCTACCTGGTCGACGCCGGCTTTAACGACTTAGCCCGTCCGATCTTGTACGGTGCTCACCATCCGATTTCGATCTGTTCTCGCAGCGGAGCCGAAGACCGTCCGTTGGTGAACGTGGTCGTCGGCGGACCGTTGTGTGAATCGGGGGACATCTTCACTCAAGAGGAAGGTGGCTTTGTTTCGCATCGCGAGCTTCCGCGAGCGGAGGTCGGCGATCTGTTGATCCTCGAAAACGCGGGGGCCTACGGTTTTGTGATGGCCAGCAATTACAACAGCCGGCTGCGTGCATCGGAGCTGTTGTTGGAAGACGGGCAAGCCAAAGTGATTCGCAGTCGCGAGACGTTCGAACAATTGTTGGCCAGCGAAACGATCCCCAGCTGA
- the folE gene encoding GTP cyclohydrolase I FolE has product MNDKNSSRPVDLEAIKQAVRTILVAVGEDPDRAGLLETPRRVADMYAEMFSGLHIQPERHLEVTFPESYDEIVVVRDITFTSMCEHHLLPFSGTAHVAYLPNGCVTGLSKLARVVEEVSRRPQVQERMTQTIADMIEKHLNSSGVAVVIQAEHSCMSIRGVRKPGSETITSALRGVFKKNAASRAEVLSLIKS; this is encoded by the coding sequence GTGAACGATAAAAACAGCAGTCGACCGGTCGATCTCGAAGCGATCAAACAGGCGGTAAGAACGATCTTGGTCGCGGTCGGCGAAGATCCCGATCGGGCCGGACTATTGGAAACACCTCGCCGCGTCGCCGATATGTACGCGGAGATGTTCTCGGGATTGCACATTCAACCCGAACGGCATCTGGAAGTCACGTTCCCCGAATCGTACGACGAGATCGTTGTCGTTCGCGACATCACCTTCACCAGCATGTGCGAGCACCATCTGCTGCCGTTCAGCGGAACCGCTCACGTCGCCTACCTGCCCAACGGCTGCGTCACCGGACTCAGCAAATTGGCGCGCGTGGTCGAAGAGGTTTCGCGTCGACCGCAGGTTCAAGAGCGGATGACGCAGACGATCGCCGACATGATCGAAAAGCATTTGAATTCCAGCGGCGTTGCGGTGGTGATCCAAGCGGAACACTCCTGCATGTCGATTCGCGGCGTCCGCAAACCGGGCAGCGAGACGATCACAAGCGCTCTTCGCGGCGTGTTCAAGAAAAACGCGGCCAGCCGAGCCGAAGTGCTGTCGTTGATCAAAAGCTAA
- a CDS encoding 6-pyruvoyl trahydropterin synthase family protein, with protein sequence MIIQKEYKFYAAHRNEELDDKCSNLHGHRYGLRCFFEVKRSGALSTLFGDFDAKIEPYLKDQYDHGMLIHTGDSLYATLQDHMQRTGERFKLKILDGPTSVENLAHKMFTEITEMGFRLQQLEVRETDTSVVTYTRDDWDEHNRDMAAEQAAAN encoded by the coding sequence GTGATCATCCAAAAGGAATACAAGTTCTACGCGGCCCATCGCAACGAAGAACTCGACGACAAGTGCAGCAACTTGCACGGACACCGATACGGTCTGCGATGCTTCTTCGAAGTCAAGCGATCTGGCGCGTTGTCGACGTTGTTCGGTGACTTCGACGCCAAGATCGAACCCTATCTAAAGGATCAATACGATCACGGGATGCTGATCCACACCGGTGATTCGCTGTACGCGACGCTTCAAGATCACATGCAACGGACCGGCGAAAGATTCAAATTGAAAATCCTCGACGGGCCGACAAGCGTCGAGAATCTAGCCCACAAGATGTTCACCGAAATCACGGAGATGGGCTTCCGCTTGCAACAGTTGGAGGTTCGCGAGACCGACACCTCCGTCGTCACCTACACTCGCGACGACTGGGACGAACACAATCGCGATATGGCTGCCGAACAAGCCGCAGCAAACTAG
- a CDS encoding IS4 family transposase, producing MQPTSIAYEFQDIQLGDKRLNDRAEALLASLAANPSASINEACSGWDETKAAYRLFDNPNVDPEAILGAHAEKTLQRIKAQDTVCIAQDTTELDYTAHPPEGVRNLDRLGRRGLYDHSHIAFTPEKLCLGVVGVKFYDRDKESLGTSKKREGQPLHTGEGQRWLDGYRKACEIAGKCPETQIVSLADREGDIYDIFVEADQHETPAQFVIRSQRKRSLPEKDPDGGPAAYKKMRAEIASAQPVAYREVQLPQTPERTKGSGNKQHPGREARTAKLEIRAKRMTLRAPHNKQSSMPPVEISVVWVSEIDGPGDGTEVDWLLLSSLPVDTIAQTLRIVDLYVARWPIEVFFRVFKTGCRVEEIQLEARDRLIGALMFYKVIAWRIMFVTFLGRECPELPCDVVFSEAEWKSVWKVVEKTAPPKQAPELSQFIPVLATLGGYNHRQGDGPPGAEVIWRGTRRMLDFALCWQAFGPDQ from the coding sequence ATGCAACCGACCAGTATCGCATACGAATTTCAAGATATTCAACTTGGAGACAAACGTCTCAACGATCGAGCCGAAGCGTTGCTCGCCTCGCTGGCGGCCAACCCTTCGGCCAGTATCAACGAAGCTTGCAGTGGCTGGGACGAAACCAAAGCCGCCTACCGTCTATTCGATAACCCCAACGTCGATCCCGAAGCCATTCTCGGGGCTCACGCTGAAAAGACACTCCAACGAATCAAAGCCCAAGACACCGTTTGCATCGCACAAGATACCACCGAACTGGACTACACCGCGCATCCGCCCGAAGGCGTCCGCAATCTCGATCGCTTAGGCCGCCGTGGACTTTACGATCATTCCCACATCGCCTTCACGCCGGAGAAACTTTGTCTCGGGGTGGTCGGTGTTAAGTTCTACGATCGCGACAAAGAATCGCTCGGCACCAGCAAGAAGCGAGAAGGCCAACCACTACACACCGGCGAAGGGCAACGATGGCTCGATGGTTATCGCAAGGCCTGCGAGATCGCCGGAAAATGTCCTGAAACTCAGATCGTTTCGCTGGCCGATCGCGAAGGAGACATCTACGACATTTTCGTCGAAGCCGATCAGCATGAAACACCGGCTCAGTTCGTCATTCGCTCGCAGCGAAAACGCTCGTTGCCGGAGAAAGACCCCGATGGCGGGCCTGCGGCTTATAAGAAAATGCGTGCCGAAATCGCATCCGCCCAGCCGGTCGCTTACCGCGAAGTCCAGCTTCCCCAAACGCCCGAGCGAACCAAAGGATCAGGAAACAAACAACACCCCGGCCGTGAAGCACGCACTGCGAAGTTAGAAATTCGAGCGAAGCGGATGACTCTTCGTGCGCCACACAACAAGCAGTCTTCGATGCCGCCGGTCGAGATCAGTGTCGTTTGGGTGAGCGAGATCGATGGCCCAGGCGACGGAACCGAAGTCGACTGGCTGTTACTGAGTTCTCTGCCGGTCGACACGATTGCCCAGACGCTGCGGATTGTGGATTTGTATGTGGCTCGTTGGCCAATCGAAGTATTCTTTCGAGTTTTCAAAACTGGCTGCCGGGTCGAAGAGATTCAACTCGAAGCGAGAGACCGACTGATCGGCGCGTTGATGTTTTACAAAGTGATCGCATGGCGGATCATGTTTGTGACCTTCTTAGGCCGCGAGTGTCCAGAGCTTCCCTGTGATGTCGTCTTCAGCGAAGCGGAATGGAAGTCGGTCTGGAAAGTGGTGGAAAAGACGGCTCCCCCAAAGCAAGCTCCTGAGCTGTCACAATTCATCCCGGTCCTTGCGACCCTTGGCGGCTACAATCACCGCCAAGGCGACGGTCCGCCGGGAGCCGAAGTGATCTGGCGAGGCACGCGGCGAATGCTCGACTTCGCCCTCTGCTGGCAAGCCTTCGGACCAGACCAATGA
- a CDS encoding S26 family signal peptidase, whose translation MLIPVAVRIAMFRGLVRPLLVASESMAPTLWGPSATLRCSGCGIDLRVVVRGDKPPRHVTCFQCGTRQRIETVQVDRGDRVVIDTAAYWFQKPKRFDWVAFTDDDGSLSVKRLLGLPGESIELAHGDLFASGQPIRRSLSQALATSIPVDDDRFRKQDVSRWRCDDDDWTKLADGFRCEAASSDAHSPLVYHHVQIYQNNRPEQVMDDYPGNQQVSRQMVPVDDLIVQMECSAVPDSELTISLWVRDRVLSVTILRSAEGWTTVNASETKPKTWRTRSRSDDHLTVAHIDGQLWLAINGQSHVVDPIVSDSKPPVDAKQPIAIACRSAEHPVTIGNLRVDRDLHWWHPDAIDRWSAATALPERGYFVVGDNVPVSIDSRTDPLPISRDQIIGRVIPYR comes from the coding sequence GTGCTGATCCCCGTCGCGGTCCGGATCGCGATGTTCCGCGGGCTGGTTCGCCCGCTGCTGGTCGCCAGTGAATCGATGGCACCCACGCTGTGGGGCCCTTCGGCGACGCTTCGCTGCAGCGGTTGTGGGATCGATCTACGAGTTGTCGTTCGCGGCGACAAACCGCCTCGACACGTCACGTGCTTCCAATGCGGAACCCGCCAGAGAATCGAAACTGTGCAAGTCGATCGAGGTGATCGAGTTGTCATCGACACAGCGGCCTATTGGTTTCAAAAACCGAAACGCTTCGATTGGGTTGCGTTCACCGACGACGATGGATCCCTTTCGGTCAAACGGCTGTTGGGGCTTCCCGGAGAATCGATCGAGCTGGCTCATGGCGATCTGTTCGCGTCGGGGCAACCGATTCGTCGATCGTTATCTCAGGCTTTGGCGACGTCGATCCCCGTCGATGACGATCGATTCCGCAAGCAAGACGTCTCGCGATGGCGCTGCGATGACGACGATTGGACCAAGCTAGCGGATGGTTTTCGGTGCGAAGCCGCTTCATCCGACGCCCATTCGCCATTGGTCTACCATCACGTCCAGATCTACCAAAACAATCGCCCCGAGCAGGTGATGGACGATTATCCGGGGAACCAGCAGGTCTCCCGACAGATGGTTCCCGTCGACGATCTGATCGTGCAAATGGAATGTTCCGCGGTGCCGGATTCGGAGCTAACGATCTCGCTCTGGGTTCGCGATCGGGTCTTGAGCGTCACCATCTTACGATCGGCCGAAGGTTGGACGACCGTGAACGCTTCGGAAACGAAACCCAAGACGTGGCGAACTCGCAGTCGCAGCGACGATCATTTGACGGTCGCTCATATCGACGGCCAGCTGTGGCTGGCTATCAACGGCCAATCGCACGTCGTCGATCCGATCGTCTCCGATTCCAAACCGCCAGTCGATGCGAAGCAACCGATTGCGATTGCATGTCGATCGGCGGAACATCCGGTAACGATTGGCAACTTGCGAGTCGATCGCGATCTGCATTGGTGGCATCCCGATGCGATCGATCGATGGAGTGCGGCGACCGCATTGCCCGAGCGGGGCTATTTTGTTGTGGGGGACAATGTTCCGGTTTCGATCGACAGCCGAACCGATCCGCTGCCGATCTCCCGCGACCAGATCATCGGCCGCGTGATACCGTATCGATGA
- a CDS encoding AAA family ATPase, whose amino-acid sequence MTIAIESAEEEAEIVQQLRQGRSAIESELAKVIIGQQDVIEQLIISLFAGGHCLITGAPGLAKTLLVSSVAKIFHLDFQRIQFTPDLMPADITGTEILEDLGDGRRAMKFVRGPIFGNVILADEINRTPPKTQAALLEAMQEHQVTAAGSRHPLPEPFFVLATQNPIEMEGTYPLPEAQLDRFLFNVLIDYLPHEDELAVVMQTTSKKAEPIQPLFTGVDVLKFQEVVRRVPIAKEVASYAVQLAAATRPNREGSLDFINQWVTWGAGTRAAQTLVLGAKARALLNGHSHVSLEDIRALAKPTLRHRVLLGYKAEAEGITVDQTIQRLLDTTLA is encoded by the coding sequence GTGACCATAGCTATCGAATCCGCGGAAGAAGAAGCCGAGATCGTCCAGCAGTTACGCCAGGGGCGAAGTGCGATCGAATCGGAACTGGCCAAGGTGATCATCGGGCAACAGGACGTGATCGAACAATTGATCATCAGCCTGTTCGCCGGCGGACATTGTCTGATCACCGGAGCACCGGGTTTGGCCAAGACGCTGTTGGTCAGTTCGGTCGCCAAGATCTTTCACCTCGATTTCCAACGGATCCAGTTCACTCCCGATCTGATGCCGGCGGACATCACCGGAACCGAGATCCTCGAGGACCTTGGCGATGGTCGGCGGGCGATGAAGTTTGTCCGCGGTCCGATCTTCGGCAACGTGATCCTCGCCGACGAGATCAACCGTACGCCGCCGAAGACCCAAGCGGCACTGTTGGAAGCGATGCAGGAACACCAGGTGACCGCCGCCGGTTCGCGGCATCCGCTGCCCGAACCCTTCTTCGTTTTGGCGACGCAAAACCCTATCGAAATGGAAGGGACCTATCCGCTGCCCGAAGCGCAATTGGACCGCTTTCTGTTTAACGTGCTGATCGATTACCTGCCGCACGAAGATGAATTGGCAGTCGTGATGCAGACGACGTCGAAAAAAGCCGAACCGATCCAGCCGCTGTTTACCGGCGTCGACGTGCTGAAATTCCAAGAGGTGGTCCGGCGGGTGCCGATCGCCAAGGAAGTCGCTTCGTACGCGGTCCAGCTGGCAGCGGCAACACGTCCCAATCGCGAGGGATCGCTCGACTTCATCAACCAATGGGTGACATGGGGAGCGGGAACGCGAGCCGCTCAAACGCTGGTCCTCGGTGCCAAAGCCCGCGCACTTCTGAACGGTCATTCCCACGTCTCGCTGGAAGATATCCGTGCGTTGGCGAAACCGACGCTCCGGCATCGCGTGTTGTTGGGATACAAAGCGGAAGCCGAAGGGATCACCGTCGACCAGACGATCCAACGGCTGCTGGATACCACGCTGGCATGA
- a CDS encoding DUF58 domain-containing protein, whose product MSASSNDAPAQIDPSSLMRIKNLQLRAKTVVEGFYNGLHRSPFHGFSVEFSEYRPYTLGDDPRTLDWKLFARSDRYYIKRYEDETNRRCYLMVDQSKSMGFGSLDYTKADYTRTLAATLAHFLTQQRDAVGLMTFDRKVNEFIAARHRPGHMNRLLGSLDQSFVGSGTDLSEPLEQLAALVSKRGLIILISDLLAPIDMLRTRLAYLRSRGHEMMILRVNDPAEIEFTLPQAAMIRDMETGKELYIDPEVAKAQYQANFKEHETQLIAICESLGIDLTQMVTNQPMDEALYQLLSLQTRRSRGPQRGGSLSAAARGAAT is encoded by the coding sequence ATGAGTGCTTCGTCAAACGACGCTCCGGCGCAAATCGATCCCAGCTCGCTGATGCGGATCAAGAATCTGCAACTGCGAGCGAAAACGGTGGTCGAAGGTTTTTATAACGGCTTGCACCGCAGCCCCTTCCACGGGTTTTCGGTGGAGTTCAGCGAATACCGTCCGTACACGCTCGGCGACGATCCGCGGACGCTCGATTGGAAACTGTTCGCCCGCAGCGATCGGTACTACATCAAACGCTACGAAGACGAAACCAACCGTCGCTGCTATCTGATGGTCGACCAAAGCAAGTCGATGGGCTTCGGATCGCTCGACTACACGAAAGCCGACTACACGCGGACGCTCGCCGCCACGCTGGCCCATTTCCTGACCCAGCAACGCGACGCGGTCGGATTGATGACGTTCGATCGGAAGGTCAACGAATTCATCGCCGCTCGGCATCGCCCCGGCCACATGAACCGCTTGCTCGGCAGCCTCGATCAGTCCTTTGTAGGATCCGGCACCGATCTCTCCGAACCGTTGGAACAACTGGCCGCGTTGGTCAGCAAACGTGGGCTGATCATCTTGATCTCCGATCTGTTGGCTCCCATCGACATGCTTCGCACGCGGTTGGCTTACCTGCGGTCTCGCGGTCATGAGATGATGATCTTGCGAGTCAACGATCCCGCCGAAATCGAATTCACCCTGCCGCAAGCCGCAATGATCCGCGACATGGAAACGGGAAAGGAGCTGTACATCGATCCCGAGGTCGCCAAGGCGCAGTACCAAGCAAATTTTAAAGAGCACGAAACCCAGCTGATCGCGATCTGCGAATCGCTCGGTATCGACCTGACGCAGATGGTCACCAACCAACCGATGGACGAAGCGCTGTACCAGTTGTTGAGTCTGCAGACGCGTCGCAGTCGCGGTCCGCAGCGCGGGGGAAGCCTTTCGGCCGCGGCGAGAGGAGCAGCGACATGA